Proteins encoded together in one Apis cerana isolate GH-2021 linkage group LG4, AcerK_1.0, whole genome shotgun sequence window:
- the LOC107994299 gene encoding ankyrin repeat domain-containing protein 17 isoform X9 — MSHWFPLVAQEDMTSTRDVECFAIDQVELDEGHHLESSKLLLTSEDPERSVDPETQARLESLLEVAGIGKLSSGDGKHLPDHEVLRRITSSVSCALDEAAAALTRMRSDNPRTQNEKRSLVEACTDGDVGTVKKLLTEGRSVHETTEEGESLLSLACSAGYYELAQVLLAMSANVEDRGIKGDCTPLMEAASAGHVDVVSLLIAHGADVNAQSTSGNTPLMYGCAGGHEEVVRVLLEAGANVEDHNENGHTPLMEAASAGHVPVAKILLEHGAGINTHSNEFKESALTLACYKGHLEMVRFLLEAGADQEHKTDEMHTALMEASMDGHVEVARLLLDSGAQVNMPTDSFESPLTLAACGGHVDLAMLLIERGANIEEVNDEGYTPLMEAAREGHEEMVALLLSQGANINAQTEETQETALTLACCGGFLEVADFLIKAGADIELGASTPLMEAAQEGHLELVRYLLESAADVHAQTQTGDTALTYACENGHTDVADLLLQFGADLEHESEGGRTPLMKACRAGHLCTVQFLISKRADVNRQTTNNDHTPLSLACAGGHLAVVELLLAQSANPFHKLKDNSTMLIEAAKGGHTSVVQLLLDYPHSIMMSTPHNATPTPMLLPQQQQQQQQQQQQQQQQQQQQSHPQQQQHITHQQHVPHQQHASTQPQSHQQQQQHAADQSQTQNLQPKHNTQKSLLRKNRSVTMMPDMSLTSAEAQQVRSQPAGESIVTTKDDTNILDKGSGGFTNLSEPNISLSPAPAPTPGLNVSESRKNTRQEQILHKQQIFEELQRVERELQIKGPGHWFCSAKNPVVTQQQQQQQQEDSNEPDTLSSGLVCSTSGISGNSLTHQGTSQAMSLYNAFLRGKRIAQEAQLSLAPTISETFPTTNTFPTSPPLSLATIPVTSSVPSVTSNTSSATTPSPPSISTPPTVMSVSQPITTSSDVSQSTAISDRPKAKPVSKKEGKNIRKASSSVMAGKLQQQQQQQQQQQQQANLMAGLQQQYQQKQRQHTYQVQQVHQLQQLNQQLQLQLDQVQVQQQQTQPQQQQGQPQQQPSQQQQSQSQQQTGVVTANGNNILMPTQLMSHLHPTHTHHLHDQADPELARLHRDGACPFVAAAQKAKALCTSESVIKLEDGTHIPLDDAFEIFRSISFDDTVDATEDQEKLELKRLEVTNGKDSQQPQQQQQQQQQQQQQHLQTTQIVQQTTSPYTSQEYFTNPVLPTLPSLQVTSAGVQIQADISADLQLTGTQPLQNQPYKDALKDYQDGYLAGLRCHFQSQLLASQITFPTQALPAVSEARGIIDSISYQTNGYTQSTACSTNQVQVATQTQAPATTTAATIVSSDKKQVYTAPTTGKGKKGKYPLLSQQPSCQQQQTANTQQQTPNFPSQNYQLDPTTVAGQYTTGVPTVGSYATSQVPPAPFSCMDVDSETDSNHDTALTLACAGGHEELVELLLSRGADIEHRDKKGFTPLILAATAGHQKVVEILLNHGADIEAQSERTKDTPLSLACSGGRYEVVELLLNRGANKEHRNVSDYTPLSLAASGGYVNIIKLLLSHGAEINSRTGSKLGISPLMLAAMNGHVAAVKLLLDMGSDINAQIETNRNTALTLACFQGRHEVVSLLLDRKANVEHRAKTGLTPLMEAASGGYVEVGRVLLTKGADVNATPVPSSRDTALTIAADKGHCRFVELLLSRGTQVEVKNKKGNSPLWLAANGGHLNVVDLLYHAGADIDSQDNRKVSCLMAAFRKGHIKVVKWMVNHVTQFPSDQEMTRYIATVSDKELLEKCQECVKVIRAAKETQAAKANKNATILLEELDMEKTREESKKAAAARRRERKKKKKLEKKEEKRKLHEEYKKNETNYEDKEENGKKSGDEECDRADDSEHETGDSCERMDSMPSPVNRSPEDPYREEGDSGIDANSQGSCSSNDVKAREKKKEKKKKKSNNSTNNEKDTSPQRSPKSVVTQSTTLSQNSITPTKSQNNASEKRIINNTSNTVSVSATSITMSSRSSTVNCNERKLKGQLVFESSRHPADREDFEATGNETYVPGKGKKSYNNQYDGDALNTSTKTNNTTSPKQGGKREEGWKEVVRKGQSDDSGRFMNSPFRSKKVSVPPNAISRVIGRGGSNINAIRGATGAHIEVEKQSKCQGERIITIKGSSDATKQAHTLIAALIKDPDVDILQMLPKSKLAVVTTSSWDKTISTVASSKAKLGPINKPLSLTSSSSSTQINKSNYTSGVSTVNQLIPLRSSSTIKLAGAFPTPLPRATAPRLVAAAEKRAQAVAAQMASSSNTKTTMSYTSAIMTAGRATKIVTTSTTQTFAAKLSEITASTHTSTTVMQSTHTTVNKQKSLQANTVTVVSATAAAMAQTSSQQSAVNTSPKHCRPLPTLSAPPTMVSHYSGKSTYSPGSNAAVSPATSTVVAYCSESTVTSTCSNSSIRVSPSPPISSQCQQQLQQQQQQQQQQQQQQQQQQQQQARSSPPIASTIQEQQQQQQQQQQQQQQQQQQQQQQQQQTNNTPLEYSLFNDTFTKVTQQSMWGGRENESQKGMNFATVAGGGGVSVNISGSSSSKFIDNVPPQVDASKAPGYRGTTMCSPVSSKSNNTTNTNVTSIGSGGVSSNTGHNPIQPPQFQSSGNYSEHPLSNKPPGSLAVARPVIPQQNIEMGAAMGAQFSRPVFQGELTGTRNTTTHQPHVIASTSQPTLDVGLFKGNNIGYEHPNVNSSLLKMVPNEGQGHPLLPFHPHMQNFTQTISPSASVNTTVSMSRLNPRAPDFSSSLHLNSKPQVTMFNAGSPAAGMHPNMFATVPPPPPSAIQSNNLAMLGNFPLGKYQAPSRATPGNTGISTNGQTRWPFAPPHNNYPPHQDPMISQISFSNHLANITAQPGSIDLITSLENGGSPAISPSSPAQVAQEMNQLKIEDRKVPRPIGTERAWKNYATAGMGPGGDADSINWMLNNEKLVGSWASLAPGIDRHQMFRSNATYNRISNVDAELHQMMESSFQGHVDTQQQPFPNGSATTLSLMPGLTLLPGQFGTPTLTEIPPNETNKMDPPAWGIPDAVQDKQHPAWNKWTH; from the exons ATGTCTCATTGGTTTCCACTCGTCGCGCAAGAGGATATGACCTCTACACGAGAT GTGGAGTGTTTTGCAATTGATCAGGTTGAATTAGACGAAGGTCATCATTTAGAGTCATCCAAGCTTCTGTTAACTTCTGAAGATCCAGAGAGATCTGTGGATCCCGAAACTCAGGCTCGATTAGAATCATTGCTGGAAGTAGCTGGTATTGGCAAGTTGTCATCAGGCGATGGGAAGCACTTACCTGATCACGAAGTGCTCCGTCGCATAACATCTAGTGTTTCTTGTGCATTAGATGAAGCAGCAGCTGCATTGACTCGTATGCGCAGCGATAATCCACGCACACAAAACGAAAAGCGCTCTCTTGTAGAGGCTTGCACTGACGGGGACGTAGGtactgttaaaaaattattaacagaaGGACGCAGTGTTCACGAAACTacagaagagggagagagtttGCTCTCCCTCGCTTGTTCAGCTGGATATTACGAACTTGCTCAG GTACTTTTGGCAATGAGTGCAAACGTAGAGGATCGTGGTATAAAGGGGGATTGTACCCCTTTAATGGAGGCTGCCAGTGCAGGGCATGTAGATGTTGTAAGCTTGCTTATTGCTCATGGAGCTGATGTTAATGCTCAATCTACTTCAG GTAATACACCTCTTATGTATGGCTGTGCGGGTGGTCATGAGGAGGTAGTGCGAGTATTATTAGAAGCAGGTGCCAATGTTGAAGATCATAACGAAAATGGTCATACTCCTTTAATGGAAGCAGCTAGTGCTGGACATGTTCCAGTAGCTAAGATCTTGTTGGAACATGGCGCTGGAATTAATACTCATTCCAatgaatttaaagaatctgCTTTAACACTGGCCTGTTACAAAGGACATTTGGAAATGGTTCGCTTCTTATTAGAAGCTGGTGCAGACCAG GAGCACAAAACTGATGAAATGCACACTGCCCTTATGGAAGCATCGATGGATGGTCATGTAGAAGTAGCTCGTTTGCTCTTAGATTCAGGTGCGCAAGTGAATATGCCAACAGACAGTTTTGAATCTCCATTAACTTTGGCTGCTTGTGGAGGTCACGTCGATCTTGCTATGCTTTTGATCGAGCGAGGAGCAAATATCGAGGAAGTAAACGATGAAGGTTATACGCCACTAATGGAAGCAGCACGTGAAGGTCACGAAGAAATGGTTGCTTTGCTTTTAAGTCAAG GGGCTAACATCAATGCTCAAACTGAGGAAACACAAGAAACAGCGCTTACTTTAGCTTGTTGTGGTGGCTTTCTAGAAGTTGcagattttttgattaaagcAGGAGCTGACATCGAATTGGGTGCTTCTACTCCTCTAATGGAAGCTGCACAGGAAGGTCATTTAGAACTTGTTCGTTATTTACTTGAATCTGCAGCAGATGTCCATGCTCAAACACAAACAGGAGATACTGCATTAACTTATGCTTGTGAAAATGGTCATACTGATGTTGCGGATCTTCTACTTCAATTTGGTGCTGATTTA gagcATGAATCAGAAGGAGGAAGAACACCGCTAATGAAAGCATGTAGAGCTGGTCACCTCTGTACAGTTCAGTTTCTTATATCAAAGCGTGCAGATGTTAATAGACAAACAACGAATAATGATCATACTCCTCTTTCACTAGCATGTGCTGGTGGGCATTTGGCAGTTGTAGAATTGTTACTTGCACAGTCTGCTAATCCATTTCATAAATTGAAG GATAATTCTACAATGTTAATAGAAGCTGCAAAAGGTGGACATACTAGTGTAGTTCAACTTCTGTTGGATTATCCTCACAGTATTATGATGAGTACACCGCATAATGCAACACCTACACCTATGTTGCTTCcccaacaacaacaacaacaacaacagcaacagcagcagcagcaacagcagcaacaacaacaatcacATCCACAGCAACAACAGCATATTACGCACCAACAACATGTGCCCCATCAACAACATGCATCAACCCAACCCCAATCACatcaacaacagcaacaacatgCTGCAGATCAATCACAAACACAAAATCTTCAACCTAAACATAATAcacaaaaatcattattaagaaaaaatcgatCTGTAACAATGATGCCAGATATGAGTCTTACTTCTGCAGAGGCGCAACAAGTTCGTTCTCAACCCGCAGGAGAATCAATTGTAACAACTAAAGATGATACTAATATTCTGGATAAAGGCAGTGGAGGATTTACTAATCTTTCAGAGCCTAACATTAGTCTTAGCCCTGCTCCTGCGCCAACACCAGGATTGAATGTCTCAGAAAGTCGAAAAAATACTCGACAAGAACAGATTCTTCATAAACAacaaattttcgaagaattacAA agGGTAGAAAGAGAACTTCAAATTAAGGGTCCAGGACATTGGTTTTGTAGTGCAAAAAATCCTGTTGTAACgcagcaacagcaacaacagcagcagGAAGATTCTAATGAACCAGATACATTGTCATCAg GTTTAGTTTGCAGTACAAGTGGCATATCCGGAAATTCATTAACTCATCAAGGCACTAGCCAGGCAATGTCATTGTATAATGCATTTCTTAGAGGAAAACGAATTGCACAAGAAGCTCAGTTATCTTTAGCTCCAACCATATCGGAAACTTTTCCTACGACAAATACTTTTCCTACTTCTCCTCCCCTTTCTCTTGCGACAATACCTGTTACGTCGTCTGTTCCATCAGTTACTTCAAATACATCTTCAGCAACTACACCAAGTCCTCCAAGCATATCCACACCTCCTACTGTCATGTCAGTTTCTCAACCTATTACCACAAGTAGCGATGTTAGCCAGAGTACTGCTATAAGTGATCGCCCGAAAGCAAAGCCTGTCTCTAAAAAAGAAGGCAAGAATATTCGGAAAGCTTCATCTAGTGTAATGGCTGGAAAATTgcaacagcagcaacaacaacaacagcagcaacaacaacaggcTAATTTAATGGCTGGTCTTCAGCAACAATATCAGCAAAAACAACGACAACATACTTACCAAGTTCAACAGGTACATCAGCTGCAACAACTTAATCAGCAATTGCAATTACAGTTGGATCAAGTACAg GTACAGCAACAGCAAACGCAACCGCAACAACAGCAAGGTCAACCACAACAGCAGCCATCTCAACAACAGCAATCGCAATCACAGCAACAAACTGGAGTAGTAACTGCTAATGGGAATAATATACTTATGCCCACTCAATTAATGTCACATCTTCATCCTACACATACTCATCATCTTCATGATCAG GCTGATCCTGAATTAGCAAGATTACATCGAGATGGAGCTTGTCCCTTTGTTGCTGCTGCTCAAAAGGCAAAGGCTCTCTGTACAAGTGAAagtgttataaaattagaagatgGTACGCATATTCCTCTGGATGatgcttttgaaatttttcgatctatTAGCTTTGACGATACTGTTgatg CGACAGAAGATCAAGAAAAACTTGAACTGAAAAGATTAGAAGTGACAAATGGTAAGGATTCTCAGCAAccgcaacaacaacaacagcaacaacaacaacagcaacaacaacattTGCAAACCACGCAAATAGTTCAACAAACAACCAGTCCTTATACTTCTCAAGAATATTTTACCAATCCTGTGCTACCAACTTTGCCTTCACTTCAAGTAACTAGTGCTGGTGTTCAGATACAAGCTGATATATCAGCAGATTTACAGTTAACTGGTACGCAACCTCTACAGAACCAACCTTATAAAGACGCATTAAAAGATTATCAAGATGGATATCTTGCTGGTCTTCGATGCCATTTTCAATCGCAGTTATTAGCATCTCAGATAA CATTTCCTACACAAGCTTTACCGGCTGTAAGTGAAGCAAGAGGAATAATAGATAGTATATCCTATCAGACAAATGGTTATACTCAATCAACAGCTTGCAGTACTAATCAAGTTCAAGTGGCTACTCAAACTCAAGCACCAGCAACTACAACAGCTGCTACTATTGTTTCTTCAGATAAGAAGCAAGTTTATACAGCACCTACAACCggtaaaggaaagaaaggaaaatatccACTTTTATCTCAACAACCATCTTGTCAACAACAACAAACTGCCAATACCCAACAGCAGACCCCTAATTTCCCCAGCCAAAATTATCAATTGGATCCAACAACAG tcGCTGGTCAGTACACAACAGGTGTTCCTACAGTTGGTAGTTATGCTACTAGTCAAGTACCACCTGCACCATTTTCTTGTATGGATGTGGATTCCGAAACAGACAGTAATCATGATACAGCCTTGACTTTAGCATGTGCTGGTGGTCACGAAGAACTTGTTGAACTTTTGTTAAGCCGTGGTGCAGATATag AACACAGAGATAAAAAGGGATTTACTCCACTTATTTTGGCAGCAACAGCAGGACATCAAAAAGTGGTAGAAATTCTTTTGAATCATGGAGCTGATATAGAAGCTCAATCTGAACGTACTAAGGATACGCCTCTGTCTCTTGCCTGTAGTGGTGGTAGATATGAAGTGGTAGAACTTCTACTTAATCGGGGTGCTAATAAGGAGCATCGTAATGTTTCTGATTACACACCCTTGAGTCTTGCAGCATCCGGTggttatgttaatataataaagcttCTCCTTAGTCATGGTGCTGAAATTAATTCCCGAACTGGTTCGAAATTAGGTATTTCTCCACTCATGCTTGCTGCTATGAATGGTCATGTTG cggcggtgaaattattattagatatggGCAGTGATATAAATGCTCAAATTGAAACTAATCGTAATACGGCGCTAACATTGGCGTGTTTCCAAGGAAGACATGAAGTTGTTAGTCTTCTCCTTGATCGAAAAGCTAACGTAGAACATCGAGCTAAG accGGCTTAACACCATTGATGGAAGCAGCTAGTGGAGGATATGTAGAAGTTGGACGAGTTTTATTAACTAAAGGAGCTGATGTTAATGCTACTCCTGTTCCATCATCTCGCGATACTGCTCTCACCATTGCTGCTGATAAAGGACACTGCCGTTttgtagaattattattgtcaag AGGAACGCAAgttgaagtaaaaaataagaaggGAAATAGTCCATTATGGTTAGCGGCAAATGGTGGGCATTTAAATGTTGTTGATTTACTGTACCATGCTGGAGCAGATATCGATTCACAAGACAATCGAAAg gtTTCTTGTTTGATGGCCGCATTTCGTAAAGGACACATTAAAGTTGTTAAATGGATGGTAAATCATGTTACTCAATTTCCAAGTGACCAAGAAATGACAAGGTATATAGCTACCGTCAGTGACAAGGAGCTCCTAGAAAAATGTCAAGAATGTGTGAAAGTTATTCGAGCAGCAAAAGAAACTCAAGCAGcaaaagcaaataaaaatgcaacgaTTTTATTGGAAGAACTTGATATGGAGAAAACGAgagaagaatcgaaaaaagCAGCGGCTGCTCGTAGACGagagcgaaagaaaaaaaagaaacttgaaaaaaaagaagaaaaacgaaaattacatgaagaatacaagaaaaatgaaacaaattatgAAGATaaggaagaaaatggaaaaaaatccgGAGACGAAGAATGCGATAGAGCGGATGATAGTGAACATGAAACTGGAGATAGTTGTGAAAGAATGGACAGTATGCCATCACCAGTTAATAGAAGTCCAGAGGATCCTTATAGAGAGGAAGGCGATAGTGGAATTGATGCAAATAGTCAAGGTAGTTGCAGTAGTAATGATGTCAAAgctagagaaaaaaagaaagaaaagaagaaaaagaaatctaataattctactaataatgaaaaagatacgTCTCCTCAAAGATCTCCAAAGTCTGTTGTTACACAAAGCACTACTTTATCACAAAATTCTATTACTCCTACTAAATCTCAAAATAATGCGTCCGAAAA aagaattataaataatacatctaATACAGTATCTGTATCCGCGACTTCTATTACAATGAGTTCTAGGTCTTCGACTGTAAATTGTAATGAACGAAAATTGAAAGGTCAACTAGTGTTTGAATCGTCGAGACATCCTGCCGATAGAGAAGATTTCGAAGCAACTGGTAATGAAACCTATGTGCCTGGTAAAGGCAAAAAATcctataataatcaatatgatGGTGATGCATTAAATACTTCTACAAAGACAAATAATACAACCAGTCCTAAGCAGGGTGGTAAACGCGAAGAAGGCTGGAAAGAAGTTGTACGAAA ggGACAATCTGATGATTCTGGAAGATTTATGAATTCACCATTCCGTTCAAAGAAAGTATCTGTTCCACCAAATGCTATTAGTCGAGTTATTGGAAGAGGCGGAAGTAATATAAATGCTATTAGAGGTGCAACGGGAGCGCATATTGAAGTTGAAAAACAAAGCAAATGTCAGGGTGAAcgaattattactattaa aGGATCATCTGATGCAACAAAACAAGCTCACACATTAATAGCTGCTCTCATTAAGGATCCAGATGTTGACATACTACAAATGCTTCCAAAATCGAAATTGGCAGTTGTTACAACTTCTTCTTGGGATAAAACAATATCTACTGTAGCT tcgAGTAAAGCAAAGTTGGGTCCTATAAATAAACCTCTAAGTCTAACGTCTAGTTCCAGTAGCacgcaaattaataaatctaattatacATCTGGAGTGTCTACCGTTAATCAGTTGATTCCACTTCGATCATCATCTACTATTAAACTTGCTGGAGCATTTCCAACACCTTTGCCACGTGCGACGGCACCTAGACTCGTAGCTGCAg cTGAAAAACGAGCCCAAGCTGTAGCAGCTCAAATGGCTTCGTCATCAAATACAAAGACGACAATGTCATATACGAGTGCAATTATGACTGCTGGACGAGCAACTAAAATTGTAACGACAAGTACTACGCAAACATTTGCAGCAAAATTATCTGAAATCACTGCCTCAACGCATACATCTACTACCGTCATGCAATCCACTCATACTACggtaaacaaacaaaaatcgtTGCAAGCAAATACAGTGACTGTTGTATCAGCTACAGCCGCGGCAATGGCTCAGACTTCATCTCAACAGTCTGCAGTCAATACATCGCCAAAACACTGCCGACCACTGCCTACTTTGTCTGCTCCACCAACTATGGTTTCTCATTACTCTGGAAAATCTACTTATTCTCCCGGCTCAAATGCGGCGGTTTCGCCAGCAACAAGCACTGTGGTTGCATACTGTTCGGAAAGTACTGTCACTTCAACTTGTTCAAACTCGTCAATACGAGTTAGTCCGTCGCCCCCGATATCATCACAGTGTCAACAGCAATtacagcagcagcaacagcagcagcagcagcagcaacaacaacaacaacagcagcagcagcaacaagcACGTAGTTCGCCACCAATTGCCTCAACAATTCAagagcaacagcagcagcagcagcagcagcaacaacaacaacaacaacaacaacaacagcaacaacaacaacaacaacagacGAATAATACACCTcttgaatattcattatttaatgatacttTTACTAAAGTTACGCAACAGTCAATGTGGGGTGGCCGAGAAAATGAATCTCAAAAGGGTATGAATTTTGCAACTGTAGCTGGAGGTGGTGGAGTGTCCGTAAATATCTCGGGTTCATCTTCATCTAAATTTATTGACAACGTACCCCCTCAG GTAGATGCTTCAAAAGCTCCTGGATATCGAGGAACAACAATGTGTTCTCCCGTTTCAAGTAAATCAAACAATACAACTAACACGAATGTGACTAGTATAGGAAGTGGTGGCGTATCATCAAATACAGGCCATAATCCTATTCAACCACCACAATTTCAGTCATCCGGAAATTACAGCGAACATCCTCTTTCAAATAAACCACCTGGTAGTTTGGCAGTAGCACGACCGGTGATTCCTcaacaaaatatagaaatggGAGCAGCTATGGGAGCACAATTTAGTAGACCAGTATTTCAAGGAGAATTGACGGGAACTCGTAATACAACGACTCATCAGCCGCACGTGATAGCTTCTACGTCACAACCAACGTTGGACGTAGGTTTGTTTAAAGGAAACAATATTGGTTATGAACATCCAAATGTAAATTCAAGTTTACTAAAGATGGTGCCGAACGAAGGGCAAGGTCATCCACTTTTACCTTTCCATCCACATATGCAAAATTTCACACAAACAATTTCACCATCTGCTTCGGTGAATACTACTGTCAGTATGTCCAGATTAAATCCTAGAGCGCCTGATTTTTCTAGTTCGCTACATTTAAATAGCAAACCTCAAGTGACAATGTTTAATGCGGGTTCGCCGGCGGCGGGAATGCATCCAAATATGTTTGCAACTGTACCACCACCCCCTCCATCCGCGATCCAATCTAATAATCTAGCAATGCTTGGAAATTTTCCTTTGGGAAAATATCAGGCACCATCTCGAGCCACTCCCGGAAATACCGGAATCTCAACTAATGGACAAACTCGTTGGCCATTTGCTCCGCCGCACAATAATTACCCGCCCCATCAAGATCCAATGATAAGTCAAATTAGTTTCTCCAATCATTTGGCAAATATAACCGCACAACCTGGAAGCATCGATTTAATTACGAGCTTGGAAAATGGTGGGTCACCAGCTATATCACCTTCTTCACCAGCACAAGTAGCTCAGGAAATGAATCAGCTTAAAATAGAAGACCGTAAGGTACCACGACCGATCGGTACAGAAAGAGCATGGAAAAATTATGCAACAGCAGGGATGGGACCTGGTGGTGATGCCGATTCCATCAATTGGATGTTAAACAATGAAAAACTTGTTGGATCTTGGGCAAGTTTAGCGCCAGGAATAGATAGGCATCAAATGTTTCGATCTAATGCTACTTATAATCGTATATCCAATGTTGATGCTGAATTACATCAAATGATGGAATCTTCTTTTcag GGTCACGTTGATACTCAACAACAACCTTTTCCTAATGGAAGCGCAACTACTTTGTCGCTAATGCCAGGATTAACGTTATTGCCAGGACAATTTGGAACACCTACATTGACAGAAATTCCtccaaatgaaacaaataaaatggatCCACCAGCATGGGGAATACCAGATGCTGTGCAAGATAAACAACATCCg GCATGGAATAAATGGActcattaa